In Polynucleobacter sp. es-EL-1, the following are encoded in one genomic region:
- the trxB gene encoding thioredoxin-disulfide reductase: MTTNTPKHSKVLILGSGPAGYTAAVYAARANLSPTLITGLAQGGQLMTTTDVENWPADPDGVQGPELMDRFLKHAERFNTNIIFDHIHTAALTEKPIRLEGDSGTYTCDALIISTGASAQYIGLPSEEAFMGRGVSGCATCDGFFYRNQDVCVVGGGNTAVEEALYLTGIAKKVTVIHRRDKFRAEPILNDRLMAKVAEGKVELKLNSTLDEVLGDDKGVTGVRIKKQDGSTEEIAVTGAFIAIGHKPNTELFVGQLDMNNGYLKTHSGLEGNATATNIPGVFAAGDVQDHIYRQAITSAGTGCMAALDAQRYLETLD, translated from the coding sequence ATGACTACAAATACTCCTAAACACTCCAAAGTTCTTATTCTGGGTTCTGGCCCTGCTGGCTACACTGCTGCTGTATACGCAGCGCGAGCCAATTTGAGCCCTACCTTGATCACTGGCCTAGCCCAGGGTGGTCAATTAATGACTACAACCGATGTGGAAAACTGGCCTGCTGACCCCGATGGCGTTCAAGGCCCAGAACTCATGGATCGTTTTTTAAAGCATGCCGAACGCTTTAATACCAATATTATTTTTGATCATATTCATACGGCAGCGCTAACTGAAAAGCCGATTCGCCTGGAGGGCGACTCAGGAACGTATACCTGTGATGCACTCATTATTAGCACCGGCGCTTCAGCTCAGTACATTGGATTGCCAAGCGAAGAAGCATTTATGGGTCGCGGTGTTTCTGGGTGCGCCACCTGTGATGGCTTCTTTTATCGCAACCAAGATGTCTGCGTCGTTGGCGGAGGCAATACTGCTGTAGAAGAAGCCCTCTATCTCACCGGCATTGCTAAGAAAGTCACCGTTATTCATCGTCGCGATAAATTCCGTGCCGAGCCCATTTTGAATGATCGCCTCATGGCTAAAGTTGCCGAAGGTAAGGTCGAGCTCAAACTGAATTCCACTTTAGATGAAGTGCTGGGAGATGACAAAGGTGTCACCGGAGTGCGCATCAAAAAACAAGATGGCAGCACAGAAGAGATTGCTGTCACCGGCGCCTTCATTGCCATTGGTCATAAACCGAATACTGAGTTATTTGTAGGCCAGTTAGATATGAATAATGGCTACCTCAAAACCCATTCAGGTTTAGAAGGCAATGCCACCGCAACCAATATTCCTGGGGTCTTTGCTGCAGGTGATGTGCAAGATCACATCTATCGCCAAGCCATTACTAGTGCGGGAACTGGTTGTATGGCAGCTCTGGATGCTCAACGCTACTTAGAGACTCTCGATTAA
- a CDS encoding DNA translocase FtsK: MARTTYPKSKSPLPQPPENSGQGRMPRLLLEARWFISCGLCLGLFAILVTYSKADPAWSHASFEVPKNLGGRFGAYLADLLLYIFGISAFWWVVLFGRRVLSGWRELWSITLPPDPDAKPDSLLVRWLGFGLTLFSSMGLESIRLHSLAWELPRPPGGILGELIGDPLQMSLGFTGSTLVLLFGLCAGLSLFLHFSWLDIAEKVGRSLELTYKRLRERRDSQEDRKLGEAAAEEREEFVEEFRGRVEIAKPVQIVRAPVEIPKSARVEREKQQPLFVDIPDSELPPLALLDPVPEAKETISADVLEFTSRLIERKLAEFGVEVKVIAAYPGPVVTRYEIDPAVGVKGSQIVNLSRDLARSLGVVSMRVVETIPGKTCMALELPNPTRQSVYLSEILSSQVYNDSHSNLTLSLGKDISGSPIVADLAKMPHCLVAGTTGAGKSVGINAMILSILFKAKPDEVRLIMIDPKMLEMAMYDKIPHLLCPVVTDMKQAYNALNWAVNEMERRYKLMSKFGVRNLAGFNKKILEAEEKGEKLTNPFSLTPDDPEPIYKAPVIVIVIDELADLMMVSGKKIEELIARIAQKARAAGIHLVLATQRPSVDVITGLIKANVPTRISFQVSSKIDSRTILDQQGAEALLGMGDMLYMAPGTGLPVRVHGAFVSDDEVHRVVEWLKEKGEANYIDGVLEGADESNIDDLTGEGGGEADPLYDQAVAIVLENKRPSISLVQRHLRIGYNRAARLLEDMEKAGLVSKMGNGGNREILHRPSE, encoded by the coding sequence ATGGCAAGAACCACATACCCGAAGTCAAAAAGCCCATTGCCCCAGCCCCCTGAGAATTCGGGGCAGGGAAGGATGCCCCGTCTCCTGCTAGAGGCGCGTTGGTTCATCTCCTGCGGCCTCTGTCTGGGCTTATTTGCCATTTTGGTGACGTATTCCAAGGCAGATCCGGCCTGGTCACATGCCAGTTTTGAGGTCCCCAAGAACCTAGGAGGTCGTTTTGGGGCCTATTTAGCCGATTTATTGCTCTATATCTTCGGTATTTCCGCTTTTTGGTGGGTTGTATTGTTTGGTCGCCGGGTGCTCAGTGGCTGGCGTGAGCTTTGGAGTATCACCTTGCCACCCGATCCGGATGCTAAGCCAGACTCCTTATTGGTACGCTGGTTGGGCTTTGGACTCACTCTATTTAGTAGCATGGGTCTTGAGTCCATCAGGCTTCATTCTTTGGCCTGGGAGCTCCCTAGACCTCCTGGAGGCATCTTGGGTGAGTTGATTGGTGACCCCCTGCAAATGAGCTTAGGTTTTACTGGCTCAACGCTTGTGCTCTTATTTGGCTTGTGCGCAGGTCTATCTCTATTCCTCCATTTTTCTTGGTTAGATATTGCGGAAAAGGTGGGGCGATCACTGGAGCTAACATACAAGCGCCTAAGAGAGCGTCGTGACAGCCAAGAAGATCGCAAATTGGGTGAAGCTGCAGCCGAAGAGCGAGAAGAGTTTGTCGAAGAGTTTCGGGGTCGCGTCGAAATTGCCAAGCCTGTGCAAATCGTGCGTGCACCGGTAGAGATTCCTAAGAGTGCTCGTGTAGAGCGCGAGAAGCAACAGCCATTGTTCGTGGACATCCCAGATTCTGAATTGCCTCCATTGGCATTGCTTGATCCCGTACCAGAAGCAAAAGAAACGATTTCAGCAGATGTGCTGGAATTTACCTCCCGTTTGATCGAGCGCAAGTTAGCTGAGTTTGGTGTCGAGGTCAAAGTGATTGCTGCTTATCCTGGACCTGTAGTGACTCGTTATGAGATTGATCCCGCTGTCGGAGTCAAGGGTAGTCAGATTGTGAATCTGTCTCGCGACTTAGCGCGTTCTTTGGGCGTGGTAAGCATGCGCGTGGTAGAGACGATTCCTGGCAAAACCTGTATGGCTTTGGAATTGCCTAACCCAACCCGTCAATCGGTTTACCTCTCTGAGATTTTGAGTTCACAGGTTTACAACGATAGCCATTCCAATCTCACACTCTCGTTAGGCAAAGATATTTCAGGTAGCCCGATCGTGGCTGACTTGGCGAAGATGCCACACTGCTTAGTTGCCGGTACTACTGGTGCTGGTAAGTCTGTTGGTATTAATGCCATGATTTTGTCGATCCTCTTCAAGGCCAAACCTGATGAAGTACGTCTCATCATGATTGATCCCAAGATGCTGGAGATGGCGATGTACGACAAGATTCCCCATCTCTTGTGTCCAGTAGTAACGGATATGAAGCAGGCCTATAACGCCCTGAATTGGGCGGTTAATGAGATGGAGCGCCGCTACAAGCTGATGAGTAAGTTTGGTGTACGTAACCTTGCTGGCTTTAATAAGAAAATTTTAGAAGCAGAAGAAAAAGGTGAGAAGCTTACTAATCCATTTAGTTTGACGCCGGATGATCCTGAGCCAATTTATAAAGCCCCTGTCATTGTGATTGTGATTGACGAGTTGGCTGACTTAATGATGGTCTCTGGTAAGAAGATTGAAGAGTTGATTGCGCGTATTGCCCAAAAGGCGCGTGCAGCAGGAATTCATTTAGTGCTAGCAACCCAGCGTCCTAGTGTGGATGTGATTACTGGTTTGATTAAAGCTAACGTACCAACGCGTATTTCCTTCCAAGTCAGTAGCAAGATTGATAGCCGCACTATCTTGGATCAACAAGGAGCTGAAGCGCTATTGGGTATGGGTGACATGCTGTACATGGCACCGGGCACTGGACTGCCTGTACGTGTTCACGGTGCATTTGTATCTGATGACGAAGTCCACCGCGTAGTTGAATGGCTCAAGGAGAAGGGCGAAGCCAATTACATCGATGGCGTCTTAGAGGGCGCTGATGAATCCAACATTGATGATCTGACTGGTGAAGGTGGTGGCGAAGCTGATCCGCTGTATGACCAAGCGGTAGCAATTGTTTTAGAAAATAAACGCCCATCTATTTCATTGGTGCAGCGCCATTTGCGCATTGGCTATAACCGCGCAGCGCGTTTGCTCGAGGATATGGAAAAAGCAGGACTGGTTTCTAAGATGGGTAATGGTGGTAACCGTGAAATCCTTCACCGTCCATCTGAATAA
- a CDS encoding outer membrane lipoprotein carrier protein LolA → MKSFTVHLNKAIILRRVLSAISVAILGAVMLLPAQFALADGDSGADQLRQFVRNSKTAQGEFVQQQLRAPRANEPQDKGLKLVRQTQGNFVFQRPGRFVWETQKPYEQKLIADGKQLILWDKDLNQATFRSAGQALASTPAAILFGETSLDQHFDLVEGEERLGMKWVALVPKKSPNGSKSDLPYTKISVGMINSLPKALELIDGLGSVVLVTLDKIQLNINLPANSFTFIPPAGAEVLRLN, encoded by the coding sequence GTGAAATCCTTCACCGTCCATCTGAATAAGGCCATTATTTTGCGAAGAGTTTTATCCGCAATCAGTGTGGCCATATTGGGTGCGGTGATGTTGTTGCCAGCCCAATTTGCCTTAGCTGATGGAGACAGTGGGGCGGATCAACTACGCCAATTTGTGCGCAATTCTAAAACTGCTCAAGGCGAATTTGTTCAGCAACAGCTGCGTGCACCAAGAGCAAATGAACCGCAAGACAAAGGTTTAAAACTGGTTCGTCAAACCCAAGGTAATTTTGTTTTTCAAAGGCCTGGTCGTTTTGTCTGGGAAACACAAAAGCCTTACGAACAAAAATTAATTGCCGATGGCAAGCAGTTGATCTTGTGGGATAAAGATTTAAATCAAGCTACCTTTAGATCTGCTGGTCAGGCTCTAGCTAGCACCCCTGCAGCAATCTTATTTGGCGAGACATCTTTAGATCAGCATTTTGATTTGGTCGAAGGGGAAGAGCGTTTGGGAATGAAATGGGTTGCTTTAGTGCCCAAGAAGAGTCCCAATGGATCCAAGAGTGATTTGCCCTATACCAAGATTTCGGTGGGTATGATAAACAGCCTACCTAAGGCCTTAGAGTTGATTGATGGCTTAGGTAGCGTTGTTTTGGTGACCCTGGATAAAATTCAACTCAACATTAATCTGCCTGCCAATAGCTTTACTTTTATTCCCCCGGCTGGCGCAGAAGTCCTCCGCTTAAACTAG
- the serS gene encoding serine--tRNA ligase: MIDPQLLRKDIAAVAARLATRKFSLDVEKFNTLEAERKSLQTRTEELQAKRNQLAKAIGMKKGKGEDAAAEMAEASQINVDMESGVARLAVLQNEIADFLMGIPNLPDESVPVGKDETENKEVKRWGELPNFSFPVKDHVDLGARLGLDFESAAKISGSRFVVLKGQLARLHRALAQLMLDVHTGQHAYQELYVPFMVNAASMRGTGQLPKFEEDLFKVPRQMGGEDGNGEAKTENFYLIPTAEVPVTNLMRDTITAEQDLPLKFVAHTPCFRSEAGSYGRDVRGMIRQHQFEKVELVQIAKPEESMQLLEELTAHAEKILELLELPYRKVLLCTGDMGFGSTKTYDLEVWIPSQNAYREISSCSNMGDFQARRMQARFKAGQGKPELVHTLNGSGLAVGRTGVALLENFQQADGSITIPKALQPYMGGLEVLKPI, translated from the coding sequence ATGATTGATCCGCAACTCCTTCGTAAAGATATCGCAGCTGTTGCTGCACGCTTAGCAACGCGTAAGTTCTCCCTTGATGTTGAGAAATTCAACACTTTAGAGGCTGAGCGCAAGTCCTTACAAACGCGTACAGAAGAATTACAAGCCAAGCGTAATCAATTGGCGAAAGCCATTGGTATGAAAAAAGGCAAAGGCGAAGATGCTGCTGCTGAGATGGCAGAGGCATCGCAGATTAATGTGGATATGGAATCGGGCGTAGCGAGACTCGCTGTTCTGCAAAATGAGATTGCTGATTTTTTAATGGGGATTCCCAATCTTCCGGATGAGTCAGTACCGGTAGGCAAAGATGAAACTGAAAATAAAGAAGTCAAGCGCTGGGGAGAGTTGCCCAATTTTTCGTTTCCAGTAAAAGACCATGTAGATTTGGGTGCGCGACTAGGGCTTGATTTTGAATCTGCTGCAAAGATTAGTGGTTCCCGTTTTGTAGTTCTCAAAGGACAACTTGCTCGCTTGCATCGTGCTTTGGCGCAATTGATGCTTGATGTGCATACAGGCCAACATGCTTACCAAGAGCTATATGTACCGTTTATGGTCAACGCAGCATCCATGCGTGGTACTGGCCAACTACCGAAGTTTGAGGAGGACCTCTTTAAGGTTCCCCGTCAAATGGGCGGAGAAGATGGCAATGGCGAAGCAAAAACAGAAAACTTTTATCTCATCCCCACTGCAGAAGTACCTGTCACGAATTTAATGCGCGATACGATCACTGCAGAGCAGGATTTACCGCTTAAATTTGTTGCTCACACGCCTTGCTTTAGATCTGAGGCAGGTAGTTATGGGCGTGATGTGCGCGGGATGATTCGTCAACATCAGTTTGAAAAAGTAGAGCTGGTACAAATTGCGAAGCCAGAAGAATCCATGCAGTTGCTAGAAGAATTAACAGCTCATGCAGAAAAGATTTTGGAGTTACTCGAATTGCCATATAGAAAAGTATTGCTCTGTACTGGCGATATGGGTTTTGGCAGCACCAAGACTTATGACTTGGAAGTGTGGATTCCATCACAAAATGCCTATCGAGAAATTAGCTCTTGCTCCAATATGGGCGACTTCCAAGCAAGGCGCATGCAGGCAAGATTTAAAGCTGGGCAAGGAAAGCCTGAATTAGTACACACTCTCAACGGCTCTGGTCTTGCAGTCGGTAGAACAGGGGTTGCTCTACTGGAGAACTTCCAACAAGCCGATGGCAGTATTACTATCCCTAAAGCATTGCAACCCTATATGGGCGGTTTGGAAGTGCTTAAGCCTATTTAA
- a CDS encoding cytochrome-c peroxidase, with the protein MKLKLTSLLLAAMMTALVGCSDKATTTASKPADAGGAVMDEPIKPINAPNVANPALVELGKQLYFDPRLSKSGFISCNSCHNLSMGGTDNLKTSIGHNWNQGPINAPTVLNSSLNLAQFWDGRAADLKEQAGGPIANPGEMGFTHELAVKTLETIPGYVAEFKQIFGTDKITINEVTKAIAAFEETLVTPNSPFDKWLKGDKSALTAQQVKGYELFKNSGCIGCHNGPAVGGNSFQKMGVVEPYKGDNSLEGRAGVTKKDADRFNFKVPTLRNIELTYPYFHDGEAKTLAEAVEIMGQIQLGRKFTKEENGDIVAFLYSLTGDQPNFKLPQLPPSAPGTPSPQPFDPKPAKK; encoded by the coding sequence ATGAAACTGAAACTGACCTCTTTGTTATTAGCGGCAATGATGACTGCCTTAGTGGGTTGTAGTGATAAAGCTACTACCACTGCTAGCAAGCCTGCGGATGCCGGTGGCGCTGTGATGGATGAGCCTATCAAGCCAATCAATGCTCCTAATGTAGCCAATCCAGCGCTAGTTGAACTTGGTAAACAACTCTACTTTGATCCACGTCTATCCAAGTCGGGTTTCATTTCTTGTAACTCATGCCATAACCTCTCTATGGGCGGCACTGATAACTTAAAAACTTCTATTGGTCATAACTGGAATCAAGGCCCGATCAATGCTCCAACAGTACTCAATTCCAGCCTAAACCTTGCCCAGTTCTGGGATGGTCGTGCAGCCGATTTGAAGGAGCAAGCAGGTGGTCCTATTGCTAATCCAGGTGAGATGGGCTTTACACATGAGTTGGCTGTCAAGACTCTTGAAACCATTCCTGGTTATGTTGCCGAGTTCAAGCAAATCTTTGGCACAGACAAGATCACTATTAATGAGGTAACTAAAGCAATTGCAGCGTTTGAAGAAACCTTGGTTACTCCAAACTCACCATTTGATAAATGGCTCAAAGGCGATAAGAGCGCTTTAACTGCTCAGCAAGTGAAGGGTTATGAGCTGTTTAAAAACAGTGGTTGTATTGGTTGTCACAACGGCCCGGCAGTTGGCGGAAATTCCTTCCAGAAGATGGGTGTTGTTGAGCCGTATAAAGGTGATAACTCTCTCGAGGGTCGTGCTGGTGTGACCAAGAAAGATGCTGACCGCTTTAACTTTAAAGTGCCTACATTGCGCAATATTGAATTGACCTATCCCTACTTCCATGATGGCGAAGCAAAAACACTTGCTGAAGCTGTTGAGATTATGGGTCAGATTCAGTTGGGCCGTAAGTTCACTAAGGAAGAGAATGGCGATATCGTAGCGTTCTTGTACTCACTGACAGGCGATCAACCAAACTTCAAGTTACCTCAGCTTCCGCCATCGGCTCCAGGCACACCTAGCCCACAGCCTTTCGATCCGAAGCCAGCCAAGAAGTAA
- a CDS encoding NAD(P)/FAD-dependent oxidoreductase, with amino-acid sequence MSKKPKNDVAMEPSRRHFLKGASALSLASGGIELAMPTVANAAIKTNAKVVIVGSGLGGIAVANRLMRDLDGVKVTIVDRKEIHNYQPGYTLVATGIWPLDKVADRNSDLQPSGIEWVQEMATEFDPEGNSITTDSGRKIPYDFLLVATGLHLDFDKIEGMDIKHIGTNGLASVYPSPQAAAATWQAMDAFRQKGGDAVMTLPGTPMKCAGAPLKMTFMLDDRLRQTGKRENSKIAFHSAGSNIFGVPSVNDNVLSRWEKLGIETQYKSQLSAIDIGARKATFIDPASKEKTEVPYDFIHVVPPMRAPDAVKNSLLSYQDGPMAAGGWLEVDKFSLQHTRFPNVFGIGDINGTPRGKTAATVKKSAPIVAQNMIDAITGKALSGERFDGYTSCPLLLREGSAMLIEFDYAGKLTPTIPFIEPLQASYFAWLMKYRFLKPAYIAVAKGRV; translated from the coding sequence ATGAGTAAAAAACCAAAGAACGATGTCGCAATGGAGCCAAGTCGCCGACATTTTTTAAAAGGCGCCTCCGCCTTGTCTCTGGCTTCTGGTGGTATCGAATTAGCAATGCCTACAGTTGCTAATGCTGCAATTAAAACTAACGCAAAGGTTGTGATTGTCGGCAGTGGACTGGGTGGTATTGCTGTTGCCAATCGACTGATGCGTGATCTAGATGGTGTCAAGGTCACGATTGTGGATCGCAAAGAAATTCATAATTACCAGCCTGGTTACACCTTAGTGGCAACTGGTATTTGGCCGTTAGATAAGGTGGCCGATCGCAATAGTGATTTGCAACCCAGTGGCATTGAGTGGGTACAAGAAATGGCAACGGAGTTTGATCCAGAGGGTAACTCCATTACGACTGATTCAGGTAGAAAAATTCCCTACGATTTTTTACTGGTAGCTACCGGTCTGCATTTGGATTTCGACAAAATTGAAGGCATGGATATAAAGCATATTGGCACAAATGGTTTGGCCAGTGTTTATCCAAGCCCACAGGCGGCCGCTGCCACTTGGCAGGCTATGGATGCCTTTAGGCAAAAAGGTGGTGATGCTGTCATGACCCTACCAGGTACACCAATGAAGTGTGCTGGCGCACCATTAAAAATGACATTTATGCTTGATGACCGTTTACGTCAAACTGGCAAACGGGAAAACAGCAAGATTGCGTTCCATAGTGCCGGAAGTAATATTTTTGGTGTGCCCTCGGTAAATGACAATGTGCTCTCCCGCTGGGAAAAGCTCGGTATCGAAACCCAATACAAGAGCCAGTTATCGGCCATTGATATTGGCGCTAGAAAGGCGACCTTTATCGACCCTGCCAGTAAAGAGAAAACCGAAGTGCCTTATGACTTTATTCATGTGGTGCCGCCCATGCGTGCCCCAGACGCAGTAAAAAATAGTCTACTGTCGTATCAAGATGGACCTATGGCTGCTGGTGGATGGCTTGAAGTGGATAAATTTAGTTTGCAGCACACACGCTTTCCGAATGTCTTTGGAATTGGTGACATTAACGGTACGCCACGGGGTAAGACGGCGGCTACTGTGAAAAAGAGCGCTCCGATTGTTGCTCAAAATATGATTGATGCCATTACCGGAAAAGCGCTATCGGGCGAACGTTTTGATGGCTACACATCCTGCCCGCTGCTTCTCAGAGAGGGCTCAGCGATGTTGATTGAATTTGATTACGCTGGCAAATTAACCCCCACCATCCCATTTATTGAGCCTTTGCAGGCTAGCTATTTCGCTTGGTTGATGAAGTATCGCTTTTTAAAGCCCGCTTATATTGCCGTCGCCAAAGGGCGAGTTTAA
- a CDS encoding peroxiredoxin — MSEMTVQFPRLNERAPEFNAKTTFGEKKLSDYEGKWLILFSHPADFTPVCTTEFIGFAKAAETFKSMNCELLGLSIDSLFSHLAWVRNIEEKFGQKITFPIIEDIKMEVASAYGMVHPGAADTQAVRATFFIDPKGILRAMVYYPMSNGRSIDEFVRLLQAMQTSDKNSVATPEGWTPGCDVIVPPPKTSEAADKRASEGYNTVDWYFSTKKL; from the coding sequence ATGAGTGAAATGACAGTGCAGTTCCCAAGATTAAACGAGAGAGCTCCAGAATTTAACGCTAAGACAACTTTTGGAGAAAAGAAGCTATCTGACTACGAAGGTAAGTGGCTGATTTTGTTTTCACATCCAGCAGACTTCACTCCAGTATGTACAACAGAATTTATCGGCTTTGCAAAGGCTGCAGAGACATTTAAGTCTATGAACTGTGAATTGTTAGGTTTGTCGATTGATAGCCTGTTTTCACACTTGGCTTGGGTCAGAAACATTGAGGAGAAGTTTGGTCAAAAGATCACTTTCCCGATCATTGAAGATATCAAGATGGAAGTTGCTTCTGCCTATGGCATGGTTCACCCAGGTGCGGCTGATACCCAAGCCGTGCGCGCTACTTTCTTTATCGACCCTAAAGGGATTTTGCGTGCCATGGTGTACTACCCAATGAGCAATGGTCGCTCCATCGATGAGTTTGTTCGTTTATTGCAAGCTATGCAAACTAGCGATAAGAATTCAGTTGCGACCCCTGAAGGCTGGACTCCAGGTTGCGATGTCATCGTGCCTCCTCCAAAGACTTCAGAGGCTGCAGATAAGCGGGCTAGCGAAGGCTACAACACGGTAGATTGGTATTTCAGTACCAAGAAGCTGTAA
- a CDS encoding cytochrome ubiquinol oxidase subunit I, whose translation MQFGANISFHILFPTISIALGWFLLYFKIQFNRTGLEYWQEAYQFWVKIFALTFALGVVSGITMSFQFGTNWPGYMETVGNIAGPLLAYEVLTAFFLEATFLGVMLFGAKRVSARMHTIATFLVAFGTSLSAFWIIALNSWMQTPQGFIMIDGKAHAVDWMAIIFNPSMPYRLGHMLLASFLTVSFFIAGISAYRYLRNSRSIANTMVMKLALTVAMVLIPVQIMLGDMHGLNTLEHQPAKLAAMEGIWESGSGVPAVIFAVPNQETRSNDYEVSIPKLASLYLTHSWNGEVKGLDAFGDKIPPVAPVFFAFRIMVGVGVLMLLVSWWARWQLRGASALPQWTAKVLVLMTFSGWIAVLSGWYVTEIGRQPYLVTGVLTTAQAVTTLPSNMVLSTLLAYIALYIGLLAAYIWAVFYLARQADEKGVVDTHQAKTAAVKTPLGAQ comes from the coding sequence ATGCAGTTCGGTGCCAATATTTCTTTTCATATTCTGTTCCCGACAATCTCCATTGCCTTGGGTTGGTTCCTGCTGTATTTCAAGATTCAATTTAATCGCACGGGATTGGAGTATTGGCAAGAGGCTTATCAGTTCTGGGTCAAAATTTTTGCTTTGACATTTGCCTTGGGTGTTGTCAGTGGCATCACCATGAGTTTTCAGTTTGGGACGAATTGGCCTGGCTATATGGAAACTGTTGGCAATATTGCTGGTCCATTATTAGCGTATGAAGTGTTGACCGCCTTTTTTCTAGAGGCCACTTTTTTAGGGGTCATGCTCTTTGGCGCAAAGCGCGTGTCTGCCAGAATGCACACCATAGCCACTTTTCTAGTTGCTTTTGGAACGAGTCTTTCAGCATTTTGGATCATAGCTTTAAATTCTTGGATGCAAACCCCGCAAGGTTTCATCATGATTGATGGCAAGGCCCATGCAGTCGATTGGATGGCGATCATTTTTAATCCATCCATGCCTTACCGCTTAGGGCATATGTTGCTTGCTTCATTCCTAACAGTCTCATTCTTTATTGCCGGTATCTCTGCCTATCGTTATTTGCGTAATAGTCGATCAATAGCGAATACCATGGTGATGAAGCTGGCACTTACAGTGGCCATGGTGTTAATCCCCGTGCAAATTATGTTGGGCGATATGCATGGTCTGAATACCTTGGAGCACCAGCCAGCCAAGCTCGCAGCCATGGAGGGTATCTGGGAAAGTGGCTCTGGAGTACCTGCTGTTATCTTCGCTGTCCCTAATCAGGAAACTCGCTCAAATGATTATGAAGTGAGTATTCCCAAATTGGCTTCACTCTATTTAACGCATAGTTGGAATGGCGAGGTAAAAGGCTTAGATGCTTTTGGCGACAAGATTCCTCCAGTAGCTCCGGTATTTTTTGCGTTTCGGATTATGGTGGGTGTTGGTGTGCTCATGCTCTTGGTTTCTTGGTGGGCGCGTTGGCAACTGCGTGGCGCTAGCGCATTGCCGCAGTGGACAGCTAAAGTCTTAGTTTTAATGACCTTCTCTGGCTGGATAGCCGTTTTGTCAGGTTGGTATGTCACAGAAATCGGTCGCCAGCCATATTTGGTAACTGGGGTTCTCACCACGGCTCAAGCAGTAACCACTTTGCCATCAAATATGGTCCTATCCACTCTGCTAGCTTATATCGCCTTGTATATTGGATTACTTGCTGCATATATTTGGGCAGTGTTCTATTTGGCGCGTCAAGCAGATGAGAAGGGCGTTGTTGATACTCACCAAGCTAAGACTGCTGCTGTTAAAACTCCGCTAGGTGCCCAATGA